One Mauremys reevesii isolate NIE-2019 linkage group 5, ASM1616193v1, whole genome shotgun sequence genomic window carries:
- the C5H2orf81 gene encoding uncharacterized protein C2orf81 homolog produces the protein MTSRDRVPLSKSRAEKSRPPTVPIPQVDIVPGRLSESEWISLVTMEEGEDGVGDILEGMINQVMDECYKVYLARQCIPFTISQARDAILQIAEWRFLARDEGEATVEEDATWQEEEEPVACVTDSWAQGSVPVMRTSLTLFPQEREASLDKLPEETLSHEETRPSTGSPEVPATPPSEQPSQERGAKSAKSSKPQNVLPQPAPPPSPKTRKAYRAHRGLLRSASLKSMARPLQETEKELLRQQLSQTLPEESPQEDLGSLHQLLPMSCSNLLKIQMGRPPNIKGVTYDEFGTVLAMPKLDPARLPKCWIKPQVEVLDPDVEAKRLEVLKTVSGRGQRSTKSHSRAAQGPGLGELISAKLLQDTGPMLSGGLAQAFCPSHADKRAQPLPCTGKSLEPSSHVYWKPSNLLDSIELAPGVAIRDSSSVKRGPHHGALYEEGGEGVFQGKLRPIRPRVPLPAVAVEQLIRDHTPQVRPMALLRSLLSSGPEHL, from the exons atgacgTCCCGGGACCGTGTGCCTCTCTCCAAGTCACGGGCGGAGAAGTCACGCCCCCCCACGGTACCCATCCCTCAAGTGGATATCGTCCCAGGGCGCCTCTCTGAGTCAGAATGGATCTCCCTGGTCACCATGGAGGAAGGAGAGGATGGAGTGGGAGATATCCTGGAAGGGATGATAAACCAAGTGATGGACGAGTGCTATAAAGTGTACCTGGCTCGGCAG TGCATCCCGTTCACCATCAGCCAGGCACGGGATGCCATCCTGCAGATTGCCGAATGGCGCTTCCTGGCGCGGGATGAGGGGGAGGCCACCGTGGAAGAAGATGCCACctggcaggaggaggaagagccagTGGCCTGTGTCACAGACTCATGGGCACAGGGCTCAGTCCCCGTCATGCGAACCAGTCTGACCCTGTTCCCACAGGAGAGAGAG GCGTCTTTGGACAAACTCCCTGAGGAAACACTCTCCCATGAGGAGACGCGGCCCTCCACAGGATCCCCCGAGGTGCCAGCAACCCCCCCCTCAGAACAGCCTTCTCAAGAGAGGGGGGCCAAGTCTGCAAAGTCATCCAAGCCCCAGAATGTGcttccgcagccagccccgcccccctcgccCAAGACCAGAAAAGCATACAGGGCCCATCGAGGGCTGCTGCGTTCAGCCAGCCTGAAGAGCATGGCCAGGCCCCTACAGGAGACTGAGAAGGAGCTGCTCCGGCAGCAGCTCTCACAGACCCTGCCTGAGGAATCCCCGCAGGAGGATCTTGGCAGCCTTCACCAGCTCCTGCCCATGTCATGCAGCAACCTGCTGAAGATCCAGATGGGCAGGCCCCCCAACATCAAGGGTGTGACGTACGATGAGTTTGGTACAGTCCTCGCCATGCCCAAGCTGGACCCAGCCCGTCTACCCAAGTGCTGGATCAAGCCTCAGGTGGAGGTGCTGGATCCAGATGTTGAGGCCAAGCGGCTGGAAGTTCTCAAAACTGTCTcagggcgtggccagaggagtaCCAAGTCCCACAGCCGTGCAGCCCAAGGGCCAGGGCTAGGAGAGCTCATTAGTGCTAAGCTGCTCCAGGACACGGGGCCCATGCTGAGTGGTGGGCTGGCCCAGGCTTTCTGTCCGAGCCACGCAGACAAGAGAGCACAGCCTTTGCCTTGCACAGGGAAAAGCCTTGAACCCAGCAGCCATGTCTACTGGAAACCCAGCAACCTGCTGGACTCCATTGAGCTGGCCCCAGGAGTGGCCATCAGGGACAGCAGCAGTGTGAAGCGTGGGCCCCACCATGGGGCACTCTAtgaagagggaggggaaggggtctTCCAAGGAAAGCTCAGGCCCATCCGCCCCAGAGTGCCACTGCCCGCGGTTGCTGTGGAGCAGCTCATCCGTGATCACACGCCCCAGGTCCGGCCAATGGCTCTGCTCAGATCGCTCCTGTCATCGGGGCCAGAGCACTTGTAA
- the WDR54 gene encoding WD repeat-containing protein 54 isoform X3, producing the protein MYRKERSVPLKSSSSALYNNLSVLPLRDKQLTYFAAVHGSTVSLASASADGLSVSHRQLQAKEGGLAVSASIVTQASWCVLPSRVLLVLTSQKGIQMYESDGSIMVYWHALDVLEPPPAQAVFARGIAAASGRFICVGTSSGLVLVFDIPSKGTNITLSEVLEEHRDSITDITSEVGENPVDLLLGEAVERGHCCWLWERADPAVRGHERGPACHGQRPRSLDLRPGPGPPDGEAAVRCRGFLCPDLETQPEPRHRGHRDRALPLGVRD; encoded by the exons ATGTACCGCAAGGAGCGGAGCGTCCCGCTGAAGAGCAGCAGCTCGGCGCTGTACAACAACCTGAGCGTGCTGCCCCTGCGCGACAAGCAGCTCACCTACTTCGCCGCCGTGCACGGCAGCACCGTCAGCCTGGCCAGCGCCTCGGCCGACGGGCTCAGCGTCTCCCACCGCCAGCTGCAGGCCAAGGAGGGCGGCCTGGCGGTCAGCGCCTCCATCGTCACCCAG GCCTCCTGGTGTGTCCTGCCTTCTCGAGTTCTCCTGGTCCTGACCTCTCAGAAAGGCATCCAG ATGTACGAGTCAGACGGCTCCATCATGGTTTATTGGCATGCCCTCGATGTCTTGGAACCACCGCCAG CCCAGGCAGTGTTTGCTCGAGGGATCGCTGCCGCCAGTGGGCGCTTCATCTGCGTGG GGACTTCGTCGGGACTGGTGCTGGTGTTTGACATCCCCAGCAAGGGAACAAACATCACGCTGAGCGAGGTCCTGGAGGAGCATCGCGACTCCATCACTGACATCACCTCGGAGGTCGGTGAGAACCCG GTGGACCTGCTCCTCGGTGAAGCTGTGGAACGGGGTCATTGCTGCTGGCTATGGGAACGGGCAGATCCGGCTGTACGAGGCCACGAGCGGGGCCCTGCGTGCCACGGTCAGCGCCCACGCTCGCTGGATCTACGCCCTGGACCTGGCCCCCCTGACGGGGAAG CTGCTGTCAGGTGCCGAGGATTCCTATGTCCAGATCTGGAAACTCAGCCGGAGCCCAGACACCGGGGACATCGAG ATCGAGCACTGCCACTCGGAGTGCGTGACTGA
- the WDR54 gene encoding WD repeat-containing protein 54 isoform X2, translated as MYRKERSVPLKSSSSALYNNLSVLPLRDKQLTYFAAVHGSTVSLASASADGLSVSHRQLQAKEGGLAVSASIVTQASWCVLPSRVLLVLTSQKGIQMYESDGSIMVYWHALDVLEPPPAQAVFARGIAAASGRFICVGTSSGLVLVFDIPSKGTNITLSEVLEEHRDSITDITSEDGAAELVTADDSGALCVWRAKEEFSLLTKISAFGWTCSSVKLWNGVIAAGYGNGQIRLYEATSGALRATVSAHARWIYALDLAPLTGKLLSGAEDSYVQIWKLSRSPDTGDIEIEHCHSECVTDTQLCGARFCDPEGNAFAATGYDLSEIVRYGQV; from the exons ATGTACCGCAAGGAGCGGAGCGTCCCGCTGAAGAGCAGCAGCTCGGCGCTGTACAACAACCTGAGCGTGCTGCCCCTGCGCGACAAGCAGCTCACCTACTTCGCCGCCGTGCACGGCAGCACCGTCAGCCTGGCCAGCGCCTCGGCCGACGGGCTCAGCGTCTCCCACCGCCAGCTGCAGGCCAAGGAGGGCGGCCTGGCGGTCAGCGCCTCCATCGTCACCCAG GCCTCCTGGTGTGTCCTGCCTTCTCGAGTTCTCCTGGTCCTGACCTCTCAGAAAGGCATCCAG ATGTACGAGTCAGACGGCTCCATCATGGTTTATTGGCATGCCCTCGATGTCTTGGAACCACCGCCAG CCCAGGCAGTGTTTGCTCGAGGGATCGCTGCCGCCAGTGGGCGCTTCATCTGCGTGG GGACTTCGTCGGGACTGGTGCTGGTGTTTGACATCCCCAGCAAGGGAACAAACATCACGCTGAGCGAGGTCCTGGAGGAGCATCGCGACTCCATCACTGACATCACCTCGGAG GATGGGGCTGCTGAGCTGGTGACTGCGGATGACTCCGGGGCCCTGTGTGTCTGGAGAGCCAAGGAGGAGTTCTCCCTGCTCACCAAAATCTCTGCCTTTGG GTGGACCTGCTCCTCGGTGAAGCTGTGGAACGGGGTCATTGCTGCTGGCTATGGGAACGGGCAGATCCGGCTGTACGAGGCCACGAGCGGGGCCCTGCGTGCCACGGTCAGCGCCCACGCTCGCTGGATCTACGCCCTGGACCTGGCCCCCCTGACGGGGAAG CTGCTGTCAGGTGCCGAGGATTCCTATGTCCAGATCTGGAAACTCAGCCGGAGCCCAGACACCGGGGACATCGAG ATCGAGCACTGCCACTCGGAGTGCGTGACTGACACCCAGCTCTGCGGCGCCCGCTTCTGTGACCCCGAGGGAAACGCCTTCGCTGCGACCGGCTACGACCTCAGCGAGATCGTCCGCTATGGCCAGGTCTAG
- the WDR54 gene encoding WD repeat-containing protein 54 isoform X1, with amino-acid sequence MYRKERSVPLKSSSSALYNNLSVLPLRDKQLTYFAAVHGSTVSLASASADGLSVSHRQLQAKEGGLAVSASIVTQASWCVLPSRVLLVLTSQKGIQMYESDGSIMVYWHALDVLEPPPAQAVFARGIAAASGRFICVGTSSGLVLVFDIPSKGTNITLSEVLEEHRDSITDITSEVGENPDGAAELVTADDSGALCVWRAKEEFSLLTKISAFGWTCSSVKLWNGVIAAGYGNGQIRLYEATSGALRATVSAHARWIYALDLAPLTGKLLSGAEDSYVQIWKLSRSPDTGDIEIEHCHSECVTDTQLCGARFCDPEGNAFAATGYDLSEIVRYGQV; translated from the exons ATGTACCGCAAGGAGCGGAGCGTCCCGCTGAAGAGCAGCAGCTCGGCGCTGTACAACAACCTGAGCGTGCTGCCCCTGCGCGACAAGCAGCTCACCTACTTCGCCGCCGTGCACGGCAGCACCGTCAGCCTGGCCAGCGCCTCGGCCGACGGGCTCAGCGTCTCCCACCGCCAGCTGCAGGCCAAGGAGGGCGGCCTGGCGGTCAGCGCCTCCATCGTCACCCAG GCCTCCTGGTGTGTCCTGCCTTCTCGAGTTCTCCTGGTCCTGACCTCTCAGAAAGGCATCCAG ATGTACGAGTCAGACGGCTCCATCATGGTTTATTGGCATGCCCTCGATGTCTTGGAACCACCGCCAG CCCAGGCAGTGTTTGCTCGAGGGATCGCTGCCGCCAGTGGGCGCTTCATCTGCGTGG GGACTTCGTCGGGACTGGTGCTGGTGTTTGACATCCCCAGCAAGGGAACAAACATCACGCTGAGCGAGGTCCTGGAGGAGCATCGCGACTCCATCACTGACATCACCTCGGAGGTCGGTGAGAACCCG GATGGGGCTGCTGAGCTGGTGACTGCGGATGACTCCGGGGCCCTGTGTGTCTGGAGAGCCAAGGAGGAGTTCTCCCTGCTCACCAAAATCTCTGCCTTTGG GTGGACCTGCTCCTCGGTGAAGCTGTGGAACGGGGTCATTGCTGCTGGCTATGGGAACGGGCAGATCCGGCTGTACGAGGCCACGAGCGGGGCCCTGCGTGCCACGGTCAGCGCCCACGCTCGCTGGATCTACGCCCTGGACCTGGCCCCCCTGACGGGGAAG CTGCTGTCAGGTGCCGAGGATTCCTATGTCCAGATCTGGAAACTCAGCCGGAGCCCAGACACCGGGGACATCGAG ATCGAGCACTGCCACTCGGAGTGCGTGACTGACACCCAGCTCTGCGGCGCCCGCTTCTGTGACCCCGAGGGAAACGCCTTCGCTGCGACCGGCTACGACCTCAGCGAGATCGTCCGCTATGGCCAGGTCTAG